The DNA region GAGCCACCCAAAGCCAAAGAATGTGTCCAAATGAAATCCATAGAGGAAACACTCGTTAAGCTGAGTGGCACGAGGTCGGTGAACTGACTCGCGGCTAGGAACAACAATTGGAGAGGTAGAAAGTACGAGAATCATCATAAACTGATTTCAAGATCAAGAAAATTGAGACAAAGCTCAAAGCAAGGTGAAGCCCAAAGCAAGTGTGCACCTAATACATGTTAAAAACCGCACTGGTGAATTACTCTGGTAAATGGTGTTTTCGTTGTCAACACACCGACAGCATTTGTCTGTTGGTTCTTGTGATCTGATGCAGCGTATATAATTGGGTCCCTTTGGAGTGATTGAGTGACTCATCCACAAATTAGGACAAAACAAAACCCActttggattttggattttggattttggattttgatccacAAACTGACTTGTCCACAGACAACTTTTAATTTGCTAAAACGTTAGCTGGTCCCCTCATTATGACATTTGCCAAATATCATGAGCCCTGATAGAGGAAGACCTTCATGTCACGTGTACACAATTACTGTGacattctgttttcttttattaGTACGATATTATGTAAAGAATTCACATGACATTGTATCATTAAGCTGAATTAAAAGCGTAGCTGTTCTATTTGAAGTTTTATGCATGTCTTTCATAAACACTTCTCATCGATACACATTAAGAGCAAAGCGAGAGGcgccatatttttttttgtgctaTATACGTTGATTACATCGATACACATTGTTACATAACACATCGAATAGTCacgtaatcaattaaaataggGATTTGAATCCCATCCGGATCTAAATTGTGCATCGTGtggttagaaatcatttgacttttttaatttaaaattaaatacaaataatacctgacgaaaactaacatcacgatgtacgatgaatggttAGGATGTGAGAATCCCCACAAAATAGATCCCGAAAGAATCCTTTACCTAAAATAGTTTAAAGGCCCGTTTAAAAATACTTTTGCATGCTCATTCTGTCATACATGATTTTGTTAGAAGCACGACAAAACATTGTACCAAGCCTAgccaaaaatgaattttttacCGTTCTAAAAGCAGTGCCAAACGAGCATTGATTATTAAACAAAATGCGACAGAAGGAGAAAAGCAGTGTCAACACAATTGGGATGCAGTAGCATAGTACCGGCAATAAAATCAAACTTTGATTTTTGCTAGGTGTCAATTAAAAAATGCCAACAATTGCATTACATTATACAGAAGAGGCAATTCCTAGATTGTCAATAGTCTTGGAACACATTTTTTGAGGGCATGCATTAACAGCGCTGAGACACCAACTTTCAGTTATagaaccctcagtttttcctaATCCTAGAagcctttttttgtttttgttttaccatttttctACCCCATCTTTTCCATTGAAATAGGGAGAGGTGGTTCTGttatttttcccctttttttagGGTAATTCGCCTTTCAACCAATCACATGCTCCTTGTTTTATCCGAAAACAGCCTCAATCCTCTGCCCGCTAGTATGGTCGGTACCTTCTGCCACCACGGTTGCCTTCCTCACTGCCGCCGCCACCTCGTCCACTGCCTGGACCATTGCTCCGATCTGCTCTTCGAGGTCGTGGAGTTGGCATCTGTACACCAGGCTGCTGACTGCACAATACCAATCTCTATGAGACATTGTTCTGcacattttttcattttttattctaAAGGTCCTCCCCCAGAGAACAAATGACAACTTACAGTACATAGCCAATTCGACCATCCGGTAAAACCATAGGCACCATGTGCATTCCCGCAGGCATTGGCCCTCTACCATATATCATTGGCTGTTCACGTGTTAAACCGGTTAGAAGAAGTTAGACTACCAAAGTGCAAAAGGACCAATATAATTCAGTGATGTACCTGCTGAAAGCCTGCAGCAACACCATATCCAGCCCCCACTGAGCCGTATGGATTTCCGCCATAACCACCACCATACCCTGGGCGTGCAAGGTGGCTTGCATGAGGCCCGGCATTGTACGGATAAGCCCCATCAGGTTTCTTCTCAGTCTGAGGCTTCGCAAGGACAACTTCCAGTGGATGACCTATAAACAAATTGCTtcgtatattaattttggagacACTACGAACTCAACAAAGAAATAAAGAGGACGTTTCAGACCTGTGTCTTTCGACCAACTCATGATACTTTAtacaaaaatcaaataaacatatGTAACAGAAAGAAGCATTTTCAACTAAGACCAGCTCTGTATTGATTATTATCCACATTAAGTAGCTTTGCACAAGCAAACAAAGCATTTAACCTCAggcctttttcattttttaagatAACCATGATATTTACAAGCCTACAAGCTGTTATTTCTAAAATTTTAAGAGTTCCTAATGGAAGCCACAAATTTTTTAAGTTCCATATGTTTGTTATAATATAATAGGAATACAAGTTTCACATATGATTTAATTGAAGTAACTTTAACCGCAATGATGAAAAGAATGGACAGTAGAGTTAATGCTTCCACCATGAGTTCCTATGTCAAACCAAATCATATAGCATTTCATTCTACATCATGAATCTTGACACGAAACACCAATTCTTAAAACATTATGAACTAACCCCCTATGTTATTTCATTATTTCACAAATTTACCGGGAGATAGTTGTGTGGTAGATTAGCTTACCCACTTTGGGATATCTTCAGGCCTTTGGTTGTAGCATTATGAGTGCAACCCCTACAGGCATGAACATAATCCTTTTCTAAAGCATTATTTGTATTCACAGGCCTAGGGCTGTTTGTTCCTCTTGCAGTTAGTTTCTGCATCTTTGGGCCTCAGGCCCCTAATCTCTACCCAACAAAAAATCAATCTTAAAACAAGGACACCCCTCCATACACTTGACTTTAGATGCATAACCAACTGATAGAATTTCCATAACAAGTTTTGCTAGATTTATTAGTTTCTTTAGTTAAGGAGTTCCAAAATCATCAACTGTATACACTTAACTTAGTGCAAGCTGCATGTAAGTTAAAAGATGCATCAATGACATCACGTCAAACTAAAAACTACTAAGAACAACTTCTAATAGAGTTTTATCTTGCTCGATTTTAGATTCTCAAAAAGCCCCTAGAGGAGTGCAAAATACGTACCATCAATTTCATATTTCTCAGTGTCTTTGACAGCCTTCAGTGCACTTGCCCTTTCAGCAAAATGGACGAAGCCAAAATCTCGTTTTCCTTGACCACCTTTTCCAGGTGGCATAACCACTTTTGTCACTTCACCATGGTGCTGGAATAGTTCCTTCAGCTTCTCAGTGCTAGTGTTCTCAGGTATGTTTTTCACATAAAGAGCCTTCACCTGGGACTTGTAAAAGAAACAACATACCAGAAAGAAAATGTCAATTCGTAGGCAGTAACATaatctgaaaattttaaatagaaagaaaaacatACCATTTAAACTTCAAGCAAATGAGCAACTGAGTTTTAAATTCTCCATCAAAGTTTTTAAACAAATTAACTAAGTTCATATCAAGTCAAACTGTGACTCATATGAATTTAACGATTTGAAAATATAACTAGAGTATATCTCTATCTACTAATATGAAATGCCAATAACTCATTTGGGCTCTTCGCTCTTTAAtttctgaaaataaaaaaaatccctcacaaaacattaaaacaaacttGCAAATAAAATACACTTCCAATAAAGAAAAACTtcgataaaaagaagaaaaataatttattccaAGTTTTGGGGCATTACAGTCATACTCACATTGCACAGATTCTTATAAACTACTCGCTTGCATCGATATGCTACCAGATGCAGTTCAGACATAATAGATTAATCTTTggaaatattttcttttttaagttttccaaacaaaaacaaaaaccttaaAGTTTAAACTTGTCTATTAAGCCCCTGAAACTGGAAATtcattcaattagaaattggaGTATACCTGAGCTGCAGCAGTATGATCAGGAGTACTTTTTGGATCTGCCCAGGTAACAGTTGGGGTATTTCCATCCAGCTTAAAATTTGAATTCGACATTTTCTGTCTTGAATAATCGGCGCAGGCATTATTAtaatacaaaacaaaagcaaaaccaCGATTTCTGCTTGGATTTTGAGGATCCTGCAATTAGCCAAATAAAATTCCATAAGAATATTAATCCAAGCAGCATTAATCTCTATATGAACATGATGGATTAACAAATCTGACCTTTATTAGTTCAACGTGCTCAATCCCAGGACCAACCTCATCAATGACTTTACGAAACTCATCCTCAGTCCAGATTTTTGGAACATTACCAATGAACAATCTATATTTAGTTTCAGAAAGTGAACATCTTAAGGTTTTACCCTGCATAGATGAAACACAATATAGGTGTTAATCACGTTGGAACTATCTTAAAAAGGAATAAAGATGATAGTACACAacaccacaaaagaaaaacatcaCTACCTTGAATACTTTACTATGCAACTCTTCAATGGCTTTTTGTGCAACCTCTTTAGTCTTAAATCCTATAAATGCATAACCCTTGCTTTCACCAGTTTCCCTGTCTTGCATTAAtcttacctgcaaaacaattaaagaaTGAAACCCTCACAAAAAATACAACTCCAACTCCAGTCTACCCCAAACATATGGCTAAAACGTCACAAGCACAAGAGCTCAAAGTTCTGACCTCAATAATTTCGCCTATTTCATCACATAGATCCCTCAGATCTTCTTCCGAAGTGTCTTTAGGAAGTCCACCAATGAAAACTTCAGACCCATAGGGGGGAAGGGCAAGAAGTTGTGCATGcttctctttctcctcttcATTGACAGGAGTAGAAGGTTTCTCTCCATCTTCCACAAATTCACCAGCATTGTGGCTTTCATCTGGTTTGGGTGGGTGATCTGTGTAGCTAGTCTTAGTTGCAGGATCTTCACGTGCTGCTTCAACATGCTCCTCCACATTTTCATCACTGCCTCCATCTACTCCATCTTCATCTATTTGCTCATCTACATCATCGTCCATCTCTTCCATGAAGTTGTCCTCATCCAGATCCACCCGGTCCTCAACTTCCGCTCCTTCTGCCATGTCTGGTTCACGCACCAACTTTTGTCATCCAATAACTAACCCAATGGTCAGCTGAATAAGCTGCAAGCTCACACTATTATTACGGATTTGCACCCACCCCATGAGCATATGTCATATACTCTTCTTAAAAACACCAAATAGTAGTTTATATGTAGGAGGAAAGTGTAAAATTAATTTGGTGCTGTGCGGGCAACAAGTGCATTAAAACTTGCCAACTTTCCTCCGCACCCCACGGTTTCTGAGAAACAACAGAGGAACCTTATTATTGCCACACCAACCACAGACCATTTATCAAATCCAAGTTTTATTTCCTTACGTCGCGAATCCATCAAGCACACTGAGCACAAGAAGCTAAATCTAGACTATGTTTAAAGGGTTATGCAGAATTAATCTCCAAAATTTTCACATTCAAGAATTCCCATATCTAAAAACAAATTAGATTAGAAAGCAAACCAAATGCGTTCTTTCCAATACATATTAAATTACAGACTTGGACAACCCATCTCTGGCAATTCTCAAAGCAATATACTTACTTCAAAGGGGGTAATAAAAAGTTCATCTGAGCAAAACCCAAGAACCCGATTGATGAAACTGTTCCAGGAGACAAAAACCCAATAGAGTTTCAATCTACTTATCCAAGAAAAACCCTCTATCTGTCTGAAAACCCCAATAGGGCAATCCATTCTATGCCTATCAGGGACCTCCAATGAAGGATCAATTAGCACAGAGACAGGTGaacaaaacccacaaaaaagCCATAGATTTTAAGGCCGTCACAGTCACAAAAGCGTATCAGAAATACAAAGGCAAAGGCAACTCCGGTTACTGCAAAGTTAtgagaaaattgaaagaaaaaaagagtgaGACTTCGCGGCGTACCAGTGTGGTGTGATTCTGGGAGCAAAGATTTGGGTGTTGGGGATTTTGACGTTTGGCTTTGTTGCTCGTACTCAGTCGAGGAAGAAGAGGGGCAGAAACTCGAGTGCCGTGTGTCTGCGTGTTGTGCTTTATGTTGCTATCCGACGAGCCCCGAATTGGGTTTTCGTTTCCCGAATTTCCCTATTTGGGAAAGAGGGTGTGAGAGAGAAATGCAAAATGTTGCGTTGACATTATATACTTGTGAGACAGTTTTCTCCCGACGAATGAAAATGTGACACGTTGTCTTTTGGCTTGTCTTAGCTGAATTTTatctagggagttttaacgaaaaacccacggtactgttcactttaacgaaaaaccacatttttacactaaaaagtcaaacatggtactattcactttaccctttattttgtccttatcattaaaactcaaagttttcaaatccttttcattagttttcatttttatctactgtttgtttgtattatttctcTAATATAGATAGAGCTCACCATCACACGTGTTTCTCATCTCTATTAAATAGATGATACAAATAATAGTACAAATAGAGGAtaagaataacattttttttattttttttttgaaaattatgCTAAGTACAGTCACGTATACGTGGTATTTGCATACCAAATGGTGCTAGGCTTACACCAATCAATGGCTACTACCATTTATGCATTAACGATTATTATTTCAGTATATGCGTGGGTAGTGTCACTAAATGGCTCGAGTATTGCACCAATCAGCGACTACCATTTATGCGTCAACAGTTACtatgtttgcatacatgtcgaTTGCATCACTAAATGGCGCGAGTTTTACCCCAATCAACGACTACCATTTCTACATCAACGATTTCTATCTACATACGTGTGGACAAGTAACATATTTTCCTTATTATGAAATGACAATATCACCAttgattacattttttttttaaatttgtgcaGTATGAGAGATTCGAAAGTGGGATCTCTTTGTAAACTAAAAAGAGAGATATCACTAAGCGAAGACCTAGGTGATACAAAAACTATGAATGTTAGTTATGCGAAACTAAGCATGGGAGCACATGTGCGACTCTCTTTCTAGCTTATTTTGGCATCACCAAATAAGTTCTTTTTATGCATAAATACTCACGATGACGAAGAGTTCAAACTAGATCCCGATAGTCTTTTCTTGGAAGAATATACTCTCTTTTCAACAAAAATTTTGAGGCTAAAACAATTGTtttgttgtgacatatgttctgatacatattgtgattgtgtaaatcctaagtaaAGATAGATTAGGAGTCCCttgggatctagaagatctttcctaatagactttgtattacttggagagcaagtttctctcctccttattactataaataaaggcacaaggattgaggaattaacacacaattcctcaagtcCATTCTCCACCCTCTTTCTCTCCATGCCGCACCCCTCAGTTAAATATAggtcacaacacgttatcagcatgctctTCATGTTGTACTAAAGAGAATTTATTCATCTTCAATTAGAGGAATATtacgtttcaattatttttaattgattaaattttgatttaattgaATTCATATACTTGTATTGATtcagtttattttttttcttatgttgaacgtgatacaagctTGAAGATGAAAGTCGAAATTGAAGAAAGAATTTCTGCAAACCCGTTCACAATATTCATCACGCAATCCAGGTTCTTCTAAAACAACGGTGTTTATCTCGATGTTTTTTCAGCCTTGATTGCATGAaccttcaccataatgcatgacccaactttacgatTTACGAATTTTAGATTTTACATAAATTGTTTATGCATTACATTCATAATATTGCTATTATGTGTATTGAATATGTGTGAATAGctaggaaaaagaaagaagaaacccTAGAACTTAAGTAGGGCCTGAAAACATGGAAATATATGTTTCAAATTTGGGCCTAATCTATAAGAGCCCAGTGCTTCAGCACCGAGCTCGCGCTGGACCTGTGTCTAAACCATGGCTTGCAGCCCACGGCTGCGCCAAGTCGCAAAACCCAGTTGAGCCACACAACTCCTGGCACCAGCACAGAACGACGTCGTTTACGACATCTTCATCCCTTAGCCCTCTGCACCTCAACGGAATCGAGGACTACGCCAGCAGCTGCACCCATCACCAAATCTCGGTGATTGTAAGACTGTGGTGACGCTAGAAGTTGTCCACCACCGTCGATCTCGACGATGAAGATTGATTTTCTCGGTCAAAACACTTCGCCGGATTTTTTTAGACACCCATCGCGATTCCTAGAGCTTCCCCAGCCATGTTCCTCGCGACTCCGACATTGAGAATATATCTCAGTTTGGAAACAAAGGGTTCCAAAACGAACCCTGGCTCTCCTCACCTGAGATCGATATGCGACACTGTTTTGGTGTCTCCATCGTCGCCAACAGCGGTTACCGTCGAGGTTTCCAGTTGAAACCCAAATCTAGAGTTGCTGGGCTCAGATCTCAAAAGGCTCATAGCCCTAGTTTGGGCCTAAAACCTCTTGGCCCGTTTGGGTTTTAGACCTGCTACATAAGCAACCAGCCTAGCAGCCCATTCTAGACTTGGACTTATtcctctatatttttttttgggctttCAACCtacttttttttagtttttatttttattattattttttatcaattgGACCTGCAATCCAATTCGTGTAaataaatatgtttttttttgtctatttACTTAGCCCAtatgaaaccctaaaccctataaTCGGGATTTGGTTTTCACCTTTTCTTTCTTAGCCCATATTTGGGCCTGGGTTCTATTaacccaattttttttctcGCTGGCCCGCAACCAAgccaattaaaataataaattttggaCCTAAAGCTCTATACCATTTATAGGGGTGTTTCCCTAAATTTTTACATAAAGGGTGCCAAAGTTACCCACAATTaatatatttgttttctttcgCTTTATATATTATGTCTTGTGTTTGTTTGTAGGTATTATGAAATAGAAGTTTATACTTCCGAACCCGAAGTTTCGAAAAAGTGCCAtagaaacctgaagtttcttaacATGCAACACTCATGTTGAAACCCGACGTTCTCTATGCTTAAATCTGTTTaaaccaaaacatttcttagaacctgaatgttctaactttgatgtttatggaaattttatttcctaaagCACCAATCACATTCTTTTTTTCCGCCATTCAGCGTATTGTCAAACCGTAACAAGTTCGATTTCACTTATTTGGGAGTTTCAATCAAGAAACTACTTTATGTGGATACAAGATGTGACACCCCGCTTGAGTACGACTAGTTGCGAAATCATTGTAGCCAGTTATGGTATGGAAGAGTTGAATAAGCAttcgccatgatcttcattcgaagacttatgcttgAAACATATCAAATGGAAGTACCTCACTGTCGAGGACCCCATGACTCTTTGACTCGCTCATATGGACCGTTTCATGGAAAAATGAATTCTTGCCCGAAGCAAGACATGATTGAAATGTTTTTACGTCCATGAATAGGTACAATTCTTAAGTTTACATCCGATTGAATTTTGACTAGAGAAAATCTTTCTCGCCCTTCCATATCTCTATATTGCTTCTGAAGTAGTAGTATAGAGAGCGAAGGTTTACCAAATTCTttgatctgattactaccacacttGTGAGAGAAAGGTACCCCCAGTAATTCTGCTATGAGCTACTGAATGGTATAGACCCAGTTTCGGTTAGAGTCTACCGAATGGTGGTGTCCTGCTTTGGCAGAGATGCATCAAAGGGCATGCTCTACTTTGGCAGAGGTGCATCGAATGGTAATGCTCTGCTTCGACAGAAGCCTACCGAATAGACCCCTCTAGTTTCGGTTGGAGCCTATCGAACCTAAGTTTGGGTCTGTCTGTCTCTCACAatctaatttcaaatttttttacaacCTATGGTAGAATTTGGGCCTGCCAAGATGTGGTAacatgcccgaagcatgatccttgtcacctaagacctaaaaacttcaagaatatgaTATAGTATTCCTGAACGTCAACCCTGCAGAATCTAATTCCGTTTTGACaaaatagatcattggttatgcactttTCTATGCTTCTACAATGTTGTTTAGGAGTACCATTctcgtagtcaatatgtgagactaatgtTTCTCCACCTAACACATTTGGCGAgcaaaatttgacatgaaaTGCCGTATTGGCCAAACCCCATTGTATATTTTGGTTTGCTTTGTGAACAATTTATTTTGTTCTCGGGTTTAAGATTGGTGTTTGGATGTCACTATTATTCTCAAATAAGAGTTAATTAACGAAAATTACCACATGTGACTAATACAATTAATTCATGCTTAGGTATGTTTTGTGGAGAAATTAGTTGTTGTTTGGTTCTATGCTAACTTCATATCTAATCACTCATTGACAACCCTTTCAggcttatccaacctgattgtggGGCATGACACTGCCCTATATTGTCCAATGGTATTAATTTTACCATAAAGGTACTCACTCATTCCGGAAGAATGCATTTTGAGCTTTAAAGATATTTAAGAGCATTATTACCATAATGAAACCAACATAGAAAATGGAGTAAAATTCCTTCGCATATTACCATATTGCACTTCATACAAATATAGCCAGAAGCGTATTTTAGAGAAGATGGAATGCTTAACGAGTGGATTACACCTATTTAGGCCCACTATGTGGTTAGCCAGAAGCCCGAGATTTCAAAGGAATTTTCGCTATGGATGTACGTTTGGAATATCTAAGATGATCCATGATGCATCGTTTTTGGGTATCCTCTTACCAAAAGTAAAGACATATATGGAAGTGTATCATTCCTTAGTACTCTTCATCTTTTCTGCACAGGATTCaatgggacatttgtggactgaTTTAGCCACCTtgcagaccatttagatactttatagtATTAGTTGGTGCTTTTACACGTTGGTTACATGTGTAGCTGCTGTCCATAAGTTGCCTTTTCCACATTGGTAGCTTATATTAACAAGTTTAGGGCTCACCACCTTGATTATCTGATCAAATatatttgattggataagttGGAGAATTTACAGCGAAAACTTTCGATGGATATTCCATGTCTGTTCAGTTTTGAAGTTAAACATCTAGTATCTCATGTTCATACCAAGAACAGCGCAACAGAAACATTCATTAAATGCCTTCAAATGATTGTGcgatcgttggtcatatgtACCAAGTTCCTGATCTCTGCTTAAGGTca from Malus domestica chromosome 01, GDT2T_hap1 includes:
- the LOC103430764 gene encoding heterogeneous nuclear ribonucleoprotein Q isoform X2, with the protein product MAEGAEVEDRVDLDEDNFMEEMDDDVDEQIDEDGVDGGSDENVEEHVEAAREDPATKTSYTDHPPKPDESHNAGEFVEDGEKPSTPVNEEEKEKHAQLLALPPYGSEVFIGGLPKDTSEEDLRDLCDEIGEIIEVRLMQDRETGESKGYAFIGFKTKEVAQKAIEELHSKVFKGKTLRCSLSETKYRLFIGNVPKIWTEDEFRKVIDEVGPGIEHVELIKDPQNPSRNRGFAFVLYYNNACADYSRQKMSNSNFKLDGNTPTVTWADPKSTPDHTAAAQVKALYVKNIPENTSTEKLKELFQHHGEVTKVVMPPGKGGQGKRDFGFVHFAERASALKAVKDTEKYEIDGHPLEVVLAKPQTEKKPDGAYPYNAGPHASHLARPGYGGGYGGNPYGSVGAGYGVAAGFQQPMIYGRGPMPAGMHMVPMVLPDGRIGYVLQQPGVQMPTPRPRRADRSNGPGSGRGGGGSEEGNRGGRRYRPY
- the LOC103430764 gene encoding heterogeneous nuclear ribonucleoprotein Q isoform X1, whose translation is MAEGAEVEDRVDLDEDNFMEEMDDDVDEQIDEDGVDGGSDENVEEHVEAAREDPATKTSYTDHPPKPDESHNAGEFVEDGEKPSTPVNEEEKEKHAQLLALPPYGSEVFIGGLPKDTSEEDLRDLCDEIGEIIEVRLMQDRETGESKGYAFIGFKTKEVAQKAIEELHSKVFKGKTLRCSLSETKYRLFIGNVPKIWTEDEFRKVIDEVGPGIEHVELIKDPQNPSRNRGFAFVLYYNNACADYSRQKMSNSNFKLDGNTPTVTWADPKSTPDHTAAAQSQVKALYVKNIPENTSTEKLKELFQHHGEVTKVVMPPGKGGQGKRDFGFVHFAERASALKAVKDTEKYEIDGHPLEVVLAKPQTEKKPDGAYPYNAGPHASHLARPGYGGGYGGNPYGSVGAGYGVAAGFQQPMIYGRGPMPAGMHMVPMVLPDGRIGYVLQQPGVQMPTPRPRRADRSNGPGSGRGGGGSEEGNRGGRRYRPY